The following coding sequences are from one Oncorhynchus clarkii lewisi isolate Uvic-CL-2024 chromosome 20, UVic_Ocla_1.0, whole genome shotgun sequence window:
- the LOC139375597 gene encoding D(5)-like dopamine receptor yields the protein MEKSDNETASAETDSSKHSVRALTGCVLFMLIVSTLFGNTLVCAAVIKFRHLRSKVTNFFVISLAVSDLFVAILVMPWKAMSDVAGYWIFGSFCDTWIAFDIMCSTASILNLCIISMDRYWAISSPFRYERKMTQRFAFVMIGVAWTLSILISFIPVQLNWHKSEEEMERVDDTNQINQIEDCNASLNSTYAISSSLISFYIPVVIMVGTYTRIYRIAQTQIRRISSLETAVEHAQNNQQAAEKTNSLKTTFKKETKVLKTLSIIMGVFVFCWLPFFVVNCIVPFCDINNLGDRLCVSNTTFNMFVWFGWANSSLNPVIYAFNADFRKAFSTILGCKRYCSSSVEAVHLSNELMSYRHDTTFQNATINASAHCAQRLPMVSHGEDLDLPFDKVSVVSNTSRNQRNIILPAILQLECEAEISLDMMPFPSTGPNECYVIPGQVEDL from the coding sequence ATGGAGAAATCTGACAACGAAACCGCAAGTGCTGAAACGGACAGCTCCAAGCACAGCGTCCGTGCTCTCACCGGGTGCGTCTTGTTCATGCTGATCGTCTCCACGCTTTTTGGGAATACGCTTGTGTGCGCCGCTGTGATCAAATTTCGACACCTTAGATCTAAAGTGACTAACTTTTTTGTAATCTCCTTGGCGGTGTCGGATCTATTCGTGGCCATTCTTGTGATGCCGTGGAAGGCTATGTCTGACGTGGCCGGCTACTGGATCTTCGGCAGCTTCTGTGATACCTGGATAGCTTTTGACATCATGTGCTCCACCGCGTCTATTCTCAATCTTTGTATAATAAGTATGGACCGATACTGGGCAATTTCGAGCCCTTTTCGATATGAACGTAAAATGACTCAAAGGTTTGCTTTCGTTATGATCGGAGTGGCATGGACCCTCTCCATTCTTATCTCCTTCATTCCCGTCCAGCTCAATTGGCACAAGTCAGAGGAGGAAATGGAAAGAGTGGACGACACTAATCAAATCAACCAAATAGAGGACTGCAACGCAAGCTTGAATAGCACGTATGCCATATCTTCCTCATTGATCAGTTTTTACATTCCCGTCGTTATTATGGTTGGCACTTACACCCGGATCTACCGGATTGCGCAAACCCAGATCCGGAGAATATCATCCTTGGAGACTGCCGTGGAACACGCACAGAACAATCAGCAAGCAGCCGAGAAAACAAACTCATTAAAAACAACCTTTAAAAAAGAAACTAAAGTTTTGAAGACACTCTCTATCATTATGGGAGTGTTTGTATTTTGCTGGCTGCCTTTTTTCGTGGTCAACTGCATAGTACCTTTTTGTGACATTAACAATCTTGGTGATCGCCTGTGCGTAAGTAACACCACGTTTAACATGTTTGTGTGGTTTGGATGGGCAAACTCATCGTTAAACCCAGTCATATACGCTTTTAATGCTGATTTCAGAAAAGCATTCTCCACCATTCTGGGCTGCAAAAGATACTGTTCCAGTTCTGTAGAAGCTGTCCATTTAAGTAACGAGTTGATGTCTTACCGCCACGACACTACGTTCCAGAACGCAACTATCAATGCCTCTGCGCATTGTGCGCAACGCCTGCCCATGGTCTCACACGGGGAAGATTTGGACCTACCATTTGACAAAGTCTCCGTTGTCTCTAATACCTCACGTAACCAAAGAAACATTATCCTGCCTGCAATACTGCAGCTTGAATGTGAAGCAGAAATATCATTAGATATGATGCCTTTCCCCTCAACTGGACCCAATGAGTGTTATGTGATTCCAGGTCAAGTTGAGGATCTGTGA